The following proteins come from a genomic window of Phnomibacter ginsenosidimutans:
- a CDS encoding UDP-glucuronic acid decarboxylase family protein, with amino-acid sequence MNATMESTTRKKRILITGAAGFLGSHLCDRFIAEGYHVIAMDNLITGDLRNIEHLFPKPEFEFYHHDVTKFIHIPGELDYILHFASPASPIDYLKIPIQTLKVGAMGTHNCLGLAKAKKARILVASTSEVYGDPLVHPQTEEYWGNVNPVGPRGVYDEAKRYLESITMAYHTYHGVETRIIRIFNTYGPRMRLNDGRALPAFIGQALRGEDLTVFGDGSQTRSFCYVSDLVDGIYRLLLSDYAYPVNIGNPSEISLKDFAEEVIKLTGSNQKIVYKPLPADDPKQRKPDITKAKTILGWEPKVDRAEGLKKTYDYFKALPESEWHKQPKEFTSK; translated from the coding sequence ATGAACGCCACCATGGAATCAACTACCCGAAAGAAAAGAATCCTCATCACCGGTGCTGCTGGCTTTTTGGGCTCACACCTCTGCGATCGTTTTATAGCTGAAGGCTATCATGTGATCGCCATGGACAACCTGATTACAGGTGATTTGCGCAACATTGAGCACCTTTTTCCAAAGCCAGAATTTGAATTCTATCATCACGATGTTACCAAGTTCATCCACATTCCGGGTGAGCTGGATTATATCCTTCATTTTGCTTCTCCCGCCAGCCCCATCGACTATTTGAAAATTCCCATCCAAACCCTGAAAGTGGGTGCCATGGGAACGCATAACTGTCTTGGATTGGCGAAGGCAAAAAAGGCCCGCATTTTGGTGGCGTCTACCAGCGAAGTATATGGCGATCCATTGGTGCATCCACAAACCGAAGAATACTGGGGCAATGTAAATCCCGTAGGTCCTCGTGGTGTGTACGACGAAGCCAAGCGTTATCTCGAAAGCATCACCATGGCCTATCATACATACCATGGCGTTGAAACCCGCATCATTCGCATCTTCAACACTTATGGTCCGAGAATGCGACTCAATGATGGTCGTGCATTGCCCGCCTTCATTGGTCAGGCATTGCGTGGTGAAGATTTGACCGTTTTTGGTGATGGTAGCCAAACACGCAGTTTCTGCTACGTGAGTGATTTGGTGGATGGTATTTACCGCTTGTTGCTCAGCGATTATGCCTACCCCGTCAATATTGGTAACCCCAGTGAAATTTCGTTGAAAGATTTTGCAGAAGAAGTTATCAAGTTGACTGGCAGCAATCAAAAAATTGTATACAAGCCATTGCCGGCTGATGATCCGAAGCAACGTAAGCCGGACATTACCAAGGCCAAAACCATTTTGGGTTGGGAACCAAAAGTAGACCGTGCCGAAGGGTTGAAAAAGACTTACGACTACTTCAAAGCTCTGCCCGAATCGGAATGGCACAAGCAGCCGAAAGAATTTACCAGCAAGTAA
- a CDS encoding UDP-glucose dehydrogenase family protein, with translation MKIAVIGTGYVGLVTGTCFAETGNRVTCVDIDERKIAKLKGGTVTIYEPGLEKLFERNVKEGRLLFTTQLEEGIADAEIIFLALPTPPGEDGSADLSYVLGVAHKLGTIMKKGDYKVIVDKSTVPVGTADKVIAGILKGSNNALVPGEDFDVVSNPEFLREGVAVEDFMKPDRVVIGTDSAKARSVMGELYAPFVRSGNPVIYMDEKSAELTKYAANAFLATKITFMNEIARMCELLGADVDMVRKGVGSDERIGKRFLFPGIGYGGSCFPKDVQALAKSAAEVNYDFRILKSVMEVNEAQKTYIIPKIKDYFNNDLTGKHFAIWGLAFKPNTDDIREAPALYIIKELLAAGATVTAFDPEAMPNVKALLGDSIKFAESQYETLADADALIIATEWNEFRTPDFTKISASLKRRTIFDGRNLFDTDLMNKLGYYYFSIGRKTVQPNN, from the coding sequence ATGAAGATCGCAGTTATTGGAACAGGCTACGTAGGCCTTGTAACAGGAACATGTTTTGCAGAAACCGGAAACCGTGTCACTTGCGTTGATATTGACGAACGCAAAATTGCCAAGCTCAAAGGCGGCACCGTAACCATTTACGAACCCGGTTTGGAAAAACTTTTTGAACGCAACGTAAAAGAAGGCCGACTCCTGTTTACCACACAATTGGAAGAAGGCATAGCAGATGCCGAAATCATTTTCCTGGCTTTGCCAACGCCTCCCGGCGAAGACGGCAGCGCCGACCTGAGCTATGTGTTGGGTGTAGCCCACAAGCTCGGCACCATTATGAAAAAAGGCGACTACAAAGTAATTGTAGACAAAAGCACTGTACCTGTAGGTACTGCTGATAAAGTAATAGCAGGCATACTGAAAGGCAGCAACAATGCACTGGTACCCGGTGAAGATTTCGACGTAGTGAGCAACCCCGAATTTTTGCGGGAAGGTGTAGCCGTTGAAGACTTCATGAAACCCGACCGTGTAGTGATTGGTACCGATAGTGCCAAAGCCCGTTCGGTAATGGGAGAGTTGTATGCACCTTTTGTACGCAGTGGCAACCCCGTTATTTACATGGATGAAAAAAGTGCTGAGCTCACCAAGTATGCTGCCAACGCATTCCTGGCTACCAAAATCACTTTCATGAACGAGATAGCCCGCATGTGCGAACTGCTCGGTGCCGATGTAGACATGGTTCGCAAAGGTGTAGGTAGTGACGAACGCATTGGTAAGCGATTCCTGTTTCCGGGCATCGGTTACGGCGGCAGCTGTTTCCCCAAAGATGTACAGGCATTGGCCAAATCTGCAGCTGAAGTAAACTATGACTTCCGCATATTGAAAAGTGTAATGGAAGTGAATGAAGCGCAGAAAACGTACATCATTCCAAAAATCAAAGACTATTTCAATAATGACCTGACTGGTAAACACTTTGCCATCTGGGGTTTGGCCTTTAAACCAAACACCGATGACATTCGTGAAGCACCGGCTTTGTACATTATCAAAGAATTGTTGGCCGCAGGCGCAACCGTTACTGCATTTGACCCCGAAGCCATGCCCAATGTGAAAGCATTGCTTGGTGATAGCATCAAGTTTGCAGAATCGCAATACGAAACGCTGGCTGATGCCGATGCATTGATTATTGCTACAGAATGGAACGAATTCCGTACGCCAGACTTTACTAAAATTTCTGCTTCGCTGAAGCGCAGAACCATTTTTGATGGCCGCAATTTGTTTGATACAGATTTGATGAACAAACTCGGTTATTATTATTTCAGCATTGGTCGCAAAACTGTACAGCCCAACAATTAA
- a CDS encoding DegT/DnrJ/EryC1/StrS family aminotransferase yields the protein MSTIQMVDLHTQYKKIKDEVDRAVIDVLESSAFINGKPVAEFAQSLAQYLGVKHVIPCANGTDALQIALMSLDLQPGDEVITPSFTYVATTEVVALLRLKPVFVEVDPRTFCMDPERLEAAITPRTKAIVPVHLYGHAAPMKEILEIAAKHNLPVIEDTAQAMGADYIFPDGTKAKAGTMGTIGCTSFFPSKNLGCYGDGGAMFTNDDALADKLRMIANHGQKVRYYHDLVGCNSRLDTIQAAILNIKLRNLETYNAARIAAADTYDKLFAAQGNIQTPYRAEYTRHVFHQYTLQLEGVDRDGMVNHLASKGIPSMIYYPVPAHRQKMFDAFGGSGYELPVTDWLTNRVISLPMHSELTLETQQYIANAVIEFAQQ from the coding sequence ATGAGTACCATCCAAATGGTGGATTTGCATACGCAGTACAAGAAAATTAAGGATGAAGTAGACAGGGCAGTGATTGATGTGTTGGAATCTTCTGCATTTATAAATGGCAAACCAGTTGCGGAGTTTGCGCAGTCTCTGGCTCAATATTTAGGTGTAAAACATGTCATTCCTTGTGCCAATGGCACCGATGCTTTGCAAATTGCATTGATGTCGCTGGACCTGCAACCCGGCGATGAAGTCATCACGCCGTCTTTCACTTACGTGGCTACTACCGAAGTAGTAGCGTTGCTGCGTTTGAAGCCCGTGTTTGTAGAAGTGGATCCCCGCACCTTTTGTATGGATCCCGAAAGGTTAGAAGCCGCAATTACTCCTCGCACCAAAGCCATTGTGCCGGTGCATTTGTATGGTCATGCAGCGCCCATGAAAGAAATTCTGGAGATTGCTGCTAAGCACAACCTACCTGTAATCGAAGACACTGCCCAAGCAATGGGTGCTGATTATATTTTCCCCGATGGTACCAAAGCCAAAGCTGGCACCATGGGCACCATTGGCTGCACCAGCTTTTTCCCCAGCAAAAACCTGGGTTGCTACGGCGATGGCGGTGCCATGTTTACCAACGATGACGCCCTGGCTGATAAGTTGCGCATGATTGCTAACCATGGCCAAAAAGTGCGTTACTATCACGACCTGGTGGGTTGCAACAGCCGTCTCGATACCATTCAGGCTGCCATCCTCAACATCAAGTTGCGCAATTTGGAAACCTATAACGCAGCACGTATTGCTGCTGCTGATACTTACGACAAATTGTTTGCAGCACAAGGCAATATTCAAACTCCTTACCGGGCTGAATATACCCGCCATGTATTTCACCAATACACTTTGCAGTTAGAAGGTGTAGACCGTGATGGTATGGTCAATCACCTCGCCAGCAAAGGCATTCCTTCCATGATTTATTATCCGGTGCCGGCGCACCGCCAAAAAATGTTTGATGCATTTGGTGGCAGCGGCTATGAATTGCCTGTAACCGACTGGCTCACCAACCGGGTTATCTCTTTGCCCATGCACTCCGAACTGACATTGGAAACCCAGCAGTATATTGCAAACGCCGTTATTGAATTTGCCCAACAATAA
- a CDS encoding 3-deoxy-D-manno-octulosonic acid transferase — protein sequence MLSIPLYQFFLWLYRLMALCLMPFSPKIKLWVKGRRNGMQHWQQMLQQARQRQKGPLVWLHASSLGEFEQGSPLLTAIRQQYPDALLVVTFFSPSGYEVKKHYSGAHCIGYLPFDGPLSAKQFVELLQPDLVLWVKYDYWFFTLRAIYQRRIPLLLVSAIYRSNQPFFKWYGGMHRKMLGYFSHFFVQTKEAAELLNTVVAQGKITISGDTRFDAVAAVVEHWHGHPLIEQWMGNTEWVVVAGSTWPSDEEKMVHYSKSYPQVKWIIAPHNIDASDMADTVALFPNAIRFSALNETTATAAQNVLIIDNVGMLKYLYKYGRICYIGGGFTGDGVHNVLEAAVYSKPVIHGPEYSKYAEAIALLENGGSAIIESALELEKLLQEWMIHPQIVSNMGKAAGNYVQQYSGATQKVMDYIQANRLCTSDTNC from the coding sequence TTGCTAAGCATTCCTCTGTACCAGTTTTTTTTGTGGTTGTACCGCTTGATGGCGCTTTGCCTCATGCCTTTTAGTCCAAAAATTAAGTTGTGGGTAAAAGGCCGGCGCAATGGCATGCAGCACTGGCAGCAAATGCTACAGCAAGCCCGCCAGCGGCAAAAAGGCCCATTGGTGTGGTTGCATGCCTCCTCGCTGGGTGAGTTTGAGCAAGGCAGCCCGCTGCTCACTGCCATTCGCCAGCAATACCCCGATGCGCTGCTGGTGGTAACATTCTTTTCCCCATCGGGCTATGAAGTAAAAAAACATTACAGCGGGGCGCATTGCATTGGTTACCTCCCTTTCGACGGACCATTGTCTGCCAAACAATTTGTAGAACTCCTCCAACCCGATCTGGTGTTGTGGGTGAAATATGATTATTGGTTTTTTACACTACGGGCCATTTACCAACGCCGCATTCCACTGTTGCTGGTGAGTGCCATTTACCGCAGCAATCAGCCATTTTTTAAATGGTATGGGGGCATGCACCGGAAAATGCTCGGCTACTTCTCTCACTTTTTTGTGCAAACCAAAGAAGCAGCTGAACTGCTGAACACTGTGGTTGCTCAAGGAAAAATAACCATCAGCGGCGATACCCGTTTTGATGCGGTGGCGGCGGTTGTAGAACATTGGCATGGGCATCCGCTCATTGAGCAATGGATGGGCAATACTGAATGGGTAGTGGTGGCTGGCAGCACCTGGCCTTCCGATGAAGAAAAAATGGTGCACTACAGCAAATCTTATCCGCAGGTAAAATGGATCATCGCTCCACACAATATTGATGCTTCGGATATGGCTGATACAGTGGCGCTGTTTCCCAATGCCATTCGTTTTAGTGCATTGAATGAAACCACCGCAACAGCCGCACAAAATGTGCTCATTATTGATAATGTAGGCATGCTCAAATACCTCTACAAATATGGACGCATATGCTACATTGGTGGTGGCTTTACAGGAGATGGTGTACACAATGTACTGGAAGCTGCCGTGTACAGCAAGCCTGTAATTCACGGGCCTGAATACAGCAAGTATGCAGAAGCCATTGCCTTGTTGGAAAACGGTGGCAGCGCCATTATTGAATCGGCACTGGAGTTGGAAAAACTATTGCAAGAATGGATGATCCATCCGCAAATTGTAAGCAACATGGGTAAGGCTGCCGGCAACTATGTGCAGCAATACAGTGGCGCTACGCAAAAAGTGATGGATTACATTCAGGCAAACCGCCTTTGTACCAGCGATACAAACTGCTGA